DNA sequence from the Malus domestica chromosome 11, GDT2T_hap1 genome:
TCAATGCTCTTGACATTTTGTTGTGTGTGTTTATTAATACAGGATGAAGGTCTACATGATTCGAGTAAAATTGCTGCTTTTGATTTTGATGGATGTCTTGCCAACACTAATGTAAAGAGGTAAAGCCAATCTGATGTTTCAGGCATTATCTTGGGTGGAATATATCTTATTGAAATGTGTATggaactattttatttttgaacaagGTATTGGCCAATAATGAATGATGCACAAAGCATTTTCAACAGACAAGCCATCTCAATTATTGGCGACACCTTaatgtatgatgtagatccATGTATGCAGACAGCAGAATGTATTTCTATGCTCATCCATGTCTAGGTGACAAAATACAGAATTTTGTAATTAACATATATCATCTCTGTCAATCAGGTGTAATATTaaagaaaaggagttgaaataTTTCTTGTAAAATGGAACACATTTTAAGAATGTGTAACTTAATATGCCATATAAGTTATGGACTAAGAAACTTTGAAGATTGCAAGGGTAGTGGATGTTACTACTTGTACATGtttttgttcattcaagtataATGCTAAATTGTGACATATATTGGATGCATTAATTCAAGTCCGAGTCTGTGAAGTGGATTTGGGGAATGCTTTGTGAATTATAAGTATATAGTATTAGTAAATATGTTCATGATGACAGTCTGATATGTATCTTTTTTAATGGTTCCAGCAATGTAAATGTTATAAGCAAGTTTCATTTGTACTCTCATTTGGCCTGACATGCTGGTCTGATCTCAGAGTAGGTCCTGATGCTTGGTCTCTTATGTATCCTTCAATACCTGATAAGCTGCAGAGCCTGTACAAAGATGGCTACAAGCtggtttgtgtttttttattttttaatttattttttattttttattttaagtctAAGCTAATGAGGTTATATGCAAAAGTCTTGAGATTCACATTTGTTTAGTTGTCTGGGCTTGAATTGATTGGAAATTTGACTACATCAGGTAATCTTTACGAATGAATCCAACATAGAGCGCTGGAAGAATAAGAGACAAGTAGCTGTGGACTCAAAAATTGGGCGCCTCAACAATTTTATTGGGCAAGTAAGGGTCCCAATTCAGGTAAATTCTCTCCGACTAACCTACATTATTTCTTATGTGGTCACAACATCCAATCTTGCAATGGCCATTTCTGATGCAACTAATATATTCATCATTTCATCTTTAATTATTACCTCCAAAACTCTATTGAGAGAACCATTATCTAGACAAACTATGAAAtgagttttattttcttttttcaagaaaaatacgCAAGGAATATTGAAGTTATCTGTGTCCAGGTTTTCATAGCTTGTGGCCTAGGCAAAGTTGGTAAAGCAGAAGACCCCTTTCGCAAGCCCAAACCTGGGATGTGGCATATTTTGGAACAACACTTCAACTCTGGCATTTCCATCGACATGGATCAGTAAACTATTTTTATctcttgttttgtttctatATCACTGTTCTCCACATGAAAGACTTAGAATAGCTACCTTAATGAtcgggtaatgctagggagatcaaatttttaaaccaaattgtgtaaaccaaataatgtggttggtgatgattggattattaattaagtgtcgattaacttgcttatttcctattggtgatacatcatttggtttaaaaatttggtctcctcAGCGTTATCCTTAATGATCAGTTAGTTTAGTTTGTTTCAATGGCATTTATTATCAAAAGAACAGGATCAGTGATCGTATAAAAGCCCTTTCTGTCTGCATTGCAGATCCTTTTATGTTGGTGATGCAGCCGGGAGACAAAAGGATCATAGTGATGCTGATATTAAATTTGCGGAGGTACAAACATACAATACTACATCACACGCATGTAGAAATTTAAGCTGGGTCTATGCTACAGTTGTACTTACTGGTGTACAAGGACTTTCTATTTCCCATCATCCATTTATTAAATCCTTTGAGCATTGTCGTAGTCCCGCCTCTGTCAATCTACTAAAAGGGAACATCAATCTGAAAAAGAATATGTAAGTTCATGCAGTTTCTGAATAACATCTCTATATATGTTAGTAAATAGTAAGTGCTAAAATTGTGCCGCAGTTCCACTGTATCAGAGCAGTATGACTTTTTCTCTGGTAAGAACAGTAAAAATTACTTACACAGAACAGGATTGGTGAACAAAGCTTGATAATAAACGGTTCTTGGAAGGATTTATACATGAATTCGTGAGTTAGGATTGTTTAATCTTGGTTCATAGTCTTAGTCCACATGAGCCTTTCAtgactttcttcttcttgttagtAAACGTGTGAACATGGAAATGAGTAAATGATTGCCAGTCACCGAGGTTTCTTTGGTTTATCTAGTATAGTCGAACAATGGTTCTAGTGCTTGGACATTATCCTTGCTGGTTTGAGATTACTCTCCCTTTCAAAATAAATCTAAAGGAGGTTCGGTGCTTATAGTTTTTCTGTCTTTGCAGGCTGTTGGTGTTAAGTTTTACGTCCCAGAGGAATACTTTGGTGTTTGAGGAATTTTTCGGTCACCGGCTCCACCCTCCAACTGCAAAATTCAGCGTTCACGTTGGCTGTCAATGTTGTAGGGGATGTttaaaattagattttatttttccttttcttgctATGCTCCTCTCTGTTGCAATGAATTAAGCACCGGATGAAACCCTACTTGTAAATTCTTGGATTAGGATAAGTTACTTTCCACTGTGTAGTGTCGCAAAGATTCTGTTTTCTTTTGAAAGGagaatggatttgatgaattcaCTTCTATACATTCTTCCCACGTTAACTCAATATTCTTGTATCTGCGCATAGAGAAATTTTTGGGTGCGGCCGTCTAGACTTTGTGGCTGTCACACACAAAACACCCCGCTCCTGTATAATGGCCTCGCACAGCCCATTGTGTTTGCTGCTGGGTAGTTCGGACTAATGGGTTTGGAGGGCATGTTCTTTTGCAACGGGGCAGTCTTATGAGGGGCACACATAAACCAGAGCAGCAAAACTATTGTTTAAAAGTAACTTTTCTGGTTTGGGGGGCAAGAAAAAAGGTAACTTCTCTAGTTTATGAGTGTCTTTTTGGAGTTAGTATTTAGTGGTCCGAATTATCGTCTAGTCTTGCTATATATTCGTTAAATTGGCAAgtaacaaaaatattattttctcaattCAATTATGATCGTTTATTTCTCATATTACTGAGTAATCcagattattaaaaaaaaaaaaatttggtaatttggtAATTTCTGTTTTTGCACTCGTTACCTAGGTGACGCACAACATAAGCATTTTAGTGTCCGGTAAGTGTAAACTCAAAGCTTGGGACTCGGAGAAAATTTCCAATGTGCTGAGAACACGGTTTGGTACACAAAAATATTGTCTAGTCCTGCTttatattcattaaattggcaagtaaacaaaaatattattttctcgattCAATTATGACCGTTCATTTCTCGTGCTATTGAGTAGTCCGGATTACTAAAAAAATTGGTCTTTTTGATAATTTGGTAATTTCCTTTTCTACCGTGGTTACTTAGGTGACGCACGTCATAAGTATTTGAGTGTTCGGTAAGTGTAAAACTCAAAGTGTGCAActtggagaaaattttcaatgtgaTAAGAACATAGTTCAGTACACCAAGTGTCATAATGTAATtggttaaaattttctttttcaggTTTCCAACCAATTCTATTACAACACTTCGTGGATCGTATTTCAGAAAAATGCATCCGTGAAACGTGGCAACATCCCATGCAATAGTACGATCCaacagcaagaagaagaagcaggttCCTAGTTCCTAGTTCCTAGTTGTATAAAATGAATTGAATTGGATTGGTCACAGAAGGAATTGGCTAACAAAAGCAATCAGGATTCAGGAATAATCagcagcaaaagcaaaagcaaaagccatGGATCCCTACTTCCAGCAGAGACTAAGAGATGAAGTCATCTACCTCCACTCTCTCTGGTACCAGGGTCCCccttcctcctcctctaatCCTAACCCTAGACTCCACCAACCCAATCCCTATCCCAATCGCAATCCCAATTTCAATCCCAATCCCAATCCCAATCCCAATCCCAATCCCAATCCGTATAACAGACCCAGACCCAGAAGAAATGTTACAAACCCCTCGCAACCCGACCCCCTTCCCCAATCGGGTCATCAAggcccctcctcctcctcctctaagAGGAAGAGAAATAGAAATTCAAGGCACGAAAGAGAAAGACCGGCCAAGAAGAACCCCTCCCAACCCGACCCGCTTCCTCCGCATTCCGGGCCTCCTTGGCCCTGCCCCAGCCCCGCCCGTGACTCTGCCCCGGGCTCATCCACCCAGTGGCCTGCAATGCCCGCCAAGCCCAATTCGGCTGCGGTGGCCCAACCCCCTTCCCCTGAAGAACAAGCAAGGCTCGCTGCACTGAAACTGCAGCACGGCGCCCTAGACTTTTGCCGGGGGTTGTTTTCCGGCAATGATGGGTCGGACGGGGAGGAGTCCGAGGCGGAAGAGAGTGAAGATGGAGAGGACTACTGTGTTGAGAACGGCGAAACAGAGGAGTACAAGGTGCTGTTGAATTTGTTTGTTGAGAGGACTGAGCTGAGGAGGTACTATGAGGTGAATTATGAGAATGGGGAGTTCTGTTGCTTGGTGTGCGACGTGTTGGGAAAGAAGAAGAGGGTCAGGAGCTGTGTTGGGCTTGTTCAGCACTCGATTTCCATTACCAACACGAAGAAGAAGCGGGTTCATAGGGCTTTTGCACAGGTGGTGTGTAAGGTTTTGGGTTGGGATTTTGACAGGCTGCCGACGATTGTGCTCAAAGGCGAAAGGCTCGGTCTTTCGTTGGAGAACCAGGGCCAGGAACAAGTAAGTGGGGTTTTTTTCATTGTTTAATATTGCTTTGTGGTGGTGGTTGTTTTGGTGTATATGAATTGGGTTGAGTTGCGAATGCTGCAGGGTGAGGCTGCCGTGAATGCTGGTTCATCTGAGGGAGTTTTGGTTTCTGTTGAAGACAATGTGGCACTTGAAAATGCTATGGAAGCTGAAATTGCTTTGGAAGACAATGTGGCATCCGAAAATGCTGTGGAAGACAATGTGGCACCCAAAGACGCTATGGAGGACGATGTAGCACCTGGAGACGCTATGGAAGACAATGTTGTAACTGAAAATGCTAGGGAAGATAATCTGGCAGCCAAAAATGCTGTGGAAGACAATCTGGTAACTAAAAATGCTATGGAAGACAATTTGCCAGCCGAAAAGGCTATGGAAATCGAAAATGCTGTGGAAAACAATGTGGTAGCAGAAAATGCCGTCGAAGGCAATGTGGCAACTGAAAATTCTGTTGAAGAGATAGTGACAGCTGAAAATGCTGACGAAGATATTTGGTTTGCTGAAGCCAATGCTTTGTGTAATGAAGTAATGGATTGCCAGGTTAGTTATGTCTTTCGCTGTTTAACGTAATTTTTGGTGCATGAGTTGTACATGAGTTTCAGACATAACAAaatgtgaattttttttgtaatgtgATTTCTGATATGGGATATGTTTTTTCAGAAATCTTTCGAAGGTGATTATACAAATGAAAGCACAGAAAGCATGGATAAAGGAATATCAGAAATGgaagcaaacaaagaaacagTGGATACTTGGGTAAGATGATTGctcttacaacaacaacaacaacaacaaagccttttcccactaagtggggaaGATGATTGCTCTTAAATTGAACTAAATTGATAATCCACTTTtcaaatgaactagttttcgttttttttttttttttttttcccttttttctttttaaattttatatttgattttagCACCCTGCCCAGGGCTTTGTTGGTTAAAATAATTTAATGGCATACGTGCCTACtgcattttttgttaaaatcatGTGTTATCcaaaaatttgtatttttactCACTTTTGTAAAATGCAGGGAACTGATCAAACACTGGTGTCAAAGAATGAATGGCCATGTAAAGAGTCCAGCATTTCCTCATCGACAGTGTTAGGTTGGCCGACCTGTACTTCTCCCCCAGCTTCTGCAACATGCTCTATTCCAGTGGAAGAACAAGCGAGGTCTGCTGAAGCGAGGATACAGCAGAAGGCCTTGAAAGAATGCCTGGATTTCTTTTCTGAGAAAGATGGCTCATACAGTGATGAAGACAACAGCGAAGATGACGAGGAGGGTGATTTGATGGATGAAGATGGGTGTGAGGAAAGTGAGCTAAAGTTCTTTTCAAGAATATTTACGGAGGATGGTGAGTTGAGGAGTTTTTATGAGAAAAATTACGAAGGTGGGGAATTTTGCTGTTTGGTTTGTTGCGCATTAATGAAGAAAGGGTGGAAGAGGTTTAAAGGTGGTGTTGCGCTTCTTCAGCACTGCAATGCAATATTAAAGACAAAGAAGAAGGCGGCTCATAGGGCTTATGGGCAGGTTATTTGTAAACTCCTTGGTTGGGATATTGGTCAGCCTCCAACCATTGGCTCCATGGATAAAACTCTTGGAGAACCTTTGTCAGAGTCAGACAATTTGCCGGTCAGTAATATGTGCGTATGATATGTTGACTATGGTTCTTCAGTTCTATAAGTATTGTAAATTTGAACATTGCAGGGTGAAGTGGAGGAAAATGTTGACAATGACAAGGATAACATGGttgtatcaaatgaaaatgtggACTGCATGAGTGGTTATAATCGTGAAATGGTTTCAAATGAGGAATCTGATGTTGCTCACAGTAACGGAACATCACAGACACCCGAGATGCAGGTCAGTTTCAACTTGTTCTTTCCTCAACAAAGTCAAGTGAATCgcatattattattttgtgcTTACTGACGTGTATATACATCATAAATTCATAGTAACATTTCAGTAACTTGGATCTCATTTTAAAATTGCAGGGTGTGCCCGAGGAAAATGTGGTTGTTTCAAATGAAAACATGGACTCTATCAGTGGTTATAATGGTGAAACAGTTCCAAAAGAGGAATCTGATGGTGCTCATGGTGATGGAACATTTACGGTACCTGGGTTGCGGGTGAGTTTGAACTCAGTTGTTCACTCCTCAACAAAGTCAGGCGAGTCGCAGGTTATTTTTTCGTTGGTGATAATGTGTATGTCATACATTCATAGTTACATCTGATTGTTAAAACTTGGTTATAATTTTGAAATTGCAGGCTGAACCTGACAAAAATGTGGATGGTCGAAGTGAAGATTTGAATGTCTTTATGGAAAATTTAGAAACAGCGGTAATGTTGACATAACTCCCAAAGAGGTACGTGTTTGGCAATCTTAGTTATATTCGAGTGCAACGACATCGCTTTTCCCGGCAGGACAATCCTAAGAGAGATCAGCTTGGTCACAATGACGATTCGGTTTATCGATCATCATTTAAGTTGATCTTGTGAATCAATAGTAGAATTTCATGTGGCGCTTTGTTGTAAATGTTAACTTAGCTAAAGCTTGTGCAAGGCCATTCTTCAATGGATGTGTTGAATATATGCATTTGTCCTTTTGAAAgagtttctttcttttattgtgACGGTCGCACTTCCACGTTATGATGTCTCTTGTTTGCATAAGAGATTGGAAAGTTTTGAGTTCGGTTGCAATGGTACTTACTAAACAGTacaaattttaatcaaaatccAACTGGTGGAAAGATTCTTTAGATTCCTGTATGCAAAATCAAACCGTTGGTTTTCTAAATCACTCAGTGATACGTACTACCAATTAGCACCATTTAGCGAACTTCGAAAATTTCAAGTTCGTGGCCCAAGATTACAGATCTAGAACTTGCGGcctcagatatggacttggaacTTGCGATCTAGACTGAGATTCCAAACTCCAAACATCGAATCCAAGACATTGAAACTTGAAAACCAAGTCCCAAGTAACCCAAAACCTGAAccaaatatgatttgattttgaatctaatcaaatttcaatgcaaCAACTCCCAGTGTGCTTCAATTGGGTGCTCAGACCTTCGCAGAAACTTTTCATCGTCCATGTTTGCGACTAAGGCCCTTCGGCACAATGGCTTCAGGGATCCTAATATACGAAAAAATCTACACTACTCCGCCTCATAGAGCCCTTAGATCCAACCCAACGGATTCAAAGGAAAATGGACAACCATTGGACCGGATCGAAGGGATCGTCATGGCAGAGTATTCAATAGCCCGGAAGCTTTTAGCTTCAGTGTCATATCTTGAGgtgaaaaaaatcaaatctttcATTCAAAGCCATTGAGATGCAACATGAACGGCAAAACCGACCCCATTCAACATTTtacaattatttttaaaattacatATATTAAACACCACCAATGATTTCAACAGCAGCCCATGACATAATCATACAAAAGCAACATTTACATGATAAGCATCGTCCAACCGAAGCCGAAACTGAACCGTTGAGTTTTCTTACATAATGGAAATCTCCACAGGCACCAGCACCGGCTctttaaataaacatttaagagaaaaaaacaaTACAAAAGAAATTATCTTACTCGCACGCCAGTTTGGTGCCAAAGCTGGTAAGGCAAATAGCAAATGCCTGGAACGCTGACAAAGGCTGCCTATAATCCATGGTAAATGTATCATCACCCACTTTCCCGAACTGGAGAGCCGTTTCTTCGTCTCCTTTCCCTCCTGGCTGGCTTGGGTCCACAGCTGCAACCAGTTGAAAGTTCTTTACTGATGCCACCGTGACCCGACCATGGAAATTCAAACACCAGCACTGCAACTGATCATGCCATCTTGGAGCTTTGTTCCTCAAAAAGGTGTAACCAGAACTTGTAGAAGCTGTTTTCTTCAACTTTAAATTGTCCAAAGGTTTTCCAATGGCAGTTTCATCTGATGGTGGGCAAATAAGCGGGCAAATCATCCTCCTTGGACCTCTTGATTTTAGAAGGTTGAACTTGTAAGAGACCTGCCCAACTTCAAAGTTGCCTGCCGGAACTTGGGGGCTTATTTGCTTGCTTGCAAAACGACGAGTAGACCTACTGCTAGCAGGCTTTGCACCACTATGCGGTGGCTGGCTGTCATAGATTGTAAAATTGGTGCCCAGAAAATCGGAGCTGAAAAAGTTTAAGAAACCAAGTTAACATTCAAATTTGTTCTTTTAATTCAATGTAATGAAACCTCCTAAAAAATCAGTCAAGCTGATTCTGAATTCTAAAAAATGAGATCATGTCAACCTAACTTGGTATAAAACCTCTTACAGACATTCCAAAAAAGGGTCCCCTAACTTAACTTCCTTTCCCAAGAATGTCTTACCTTAATTTTCCCACATAAGCATTACTTCCTTGGGATATGTCATCAGCATCAAGTGATATTATATACTCATAGTTAGTGCCATGCCTGTATCTCCGTGCTGCTAAAAGAAACTTTCCCTTATCGGTGAATGCTGGGAAggggagaggaaaaaaaatatcacaGGAGAATGAGAAAACATTCAACCTTTAAGCATCCATGCAAGCTGTCACGAGCCACTCACATAAAAagtatcaaataaaacaaaagtttAACTCCACTGTATTCAATAGGAGTATTAAGTAGGAAATGAGAGTTACTATAGTCCCGATCTTCTGCACAACTAAACGACTACCATAAATAATAATTTGTCTGTGtcacaaaccaaaagactctcagTAAGATAAACCTTTCAAACTTAAAAGTCTACTCTACAAAAGTAATTTTCAGTATTGATCAAGTGCTCCTCCAAAATTTTTTCTTCAGCAAATGGTTAACAGTTTAAAACCTATAACTCTCTAATTGTTAGAGCTAAACCTGCTCTTTACATGTAATTAGGTTAGGAAAGGCTGCGAACCAAATTGATATAAAGTCAAAAGCTATGTAAGACCAAGATATTAAAGGTTTTGTTTGACAATTCTGAGATTGCCCAGATCCTGCTGAGTCAAGTCAACTTAGCAATTCAATCACCCGGAAAAATCTTCCATTTTTTCCGTCACATTAAAGTCAACTTAAATAGGGTTGGCCCAAGAAATTGTCCCCCTTCGAGTATTGACTTGGCGACTTACAGGTCAAAATTTGAAATAGTAAAGGTAAAACAGCTTCTGAAGACACATAGGAGTAAGTAATCCTGAAGTTGTTCTCATGTACATACttacatgaggtaagtgcaaGATAAAGGTAAAACGTTGAGGTCTTCTTGTTTCGTTTTATTAGACATTGGTGGGGAAAATCGCGTGGTCCTGGCTGCAAGAATGACAAAAGTGTAAGATCATCAGTTTCAGATCAATTTAttaaaaacactaaatttaAACCACTGAACACGATCCCATTGTCAATGATAAACCGGAAGCAACTTAATATTAAAACTTCAATCTCACTTCAAGACATGACTGAAAACAAGATAACCAGAAGCATAAAAGAAACAATCTTAAAATTTCATTCTCTTTTCTCCGTACGGACTATCATTAGAGTATAACAATAATCTGCCAAAAAATCCATAATTTCTTCATTAACAGTTTAGATTTTAGTTCTGGTAAATGGAGACATAACTTAGTATGGGGAATTTCATAAAATTCATTGTTTTTCAGACAAAACACAAGATTCAAAACACTATACGAAATACAAATATCTGGGTATTTTCTGGGAAGAGCATGTATAAATTTCGAACTTCCAAATTCTTGGTTAACAAGCATACACTCATACCCCAAAGGGGGAACCAAATCAGCTGCAAAATGGGGAGAATATTGATTAAACCCACAAAAGgatataaatgtggtgtttcAAGGCATGCAACTTCTTAACAATGCACATTCTCCAAATCTTGCTATTTTTTCCTCAGAATTACGCAAATTCACTCTGATCACAGATGAAGCCTGCGATCCAATAAAGTTTTAAGCTAGTTCATATTCCTTGATCTTGCGAATTGTGATCATCCAAGAAAATACGCTTATAATTGCAGACTTCAATAgtaaatttcatttttgaaaccaatcaCGACGTCGTACTCAAAGGGGGAACCAAAACAGCAGCAAATGGGGAAGAATGTTGAGCTAATCCCGCAAAAGGATACAAATGTGGTGCGTTTCAAAGCATACACCTTAAAAATGCACATTCTTTGAAAGTCACTCACTTTTTTCAAAATTCACTCTGTTCACAGATGAACCCCCTTGGCATCCCAATCAAAGTTTTCAGATTCCAACAGTGAATTTCACCATTAGTTTTTGGGAAACTGCAGAATGCGAAATCTTCCaggaaaaaaaacaactttCCACACAATCATTACCGATCTTCTAAAAACTATTCAAATTCCAAATTACACAAACTCATTTAACCTAAATTCTCCTAAAAACTAAACAAACAAATCGAAAATTACATCGCCAAGGGCATACCTGTTTAAGGCACGAAGGGAAGGTAATTTTGCCACTGTACGAAGGAGACCGCGCGATCTCCTTGGTGATATCCCTCCACCGCTTGCAGACACAGGCACAAGCGACGACGTTTTTGCGGTGAGGCCACTTGTCCTCGCTGGCCTCCACTCTCCGTATGATCTCACCGAGCAGCTCCGGGAGCATATCCGACCACGAAGACGACGACGGCGATGAAGATGAGTCAGCACAGTCCGAGTCGCGGACGACTCGGCGGttgcccccacgcgcctgatcCTCGTCGCTGAGCTTCAATTCCCTGAACGATTTGGAGAATTTCCGGGAGCGAAAGGCTTTCCGCAGAGACATGGGTTCAGATTGGGGCTCTAGGGTTAGGGTTCCGATCTCGAACTTGCTGGTAAAGAGAAGCAGTTTTTTCTCCTtacagagagaaaagagagcgaGAGTGGTAGGGGTTGATGATGAATGGGAGAAAATGAGTTTTGATAGAGAGCCGGGGCTGTGACGGGTGATATTTTGGAGGCCAATGGGAGAACGAGGATTGGACGCGTGGGGAGATGGGATGTGGTGGTG
Encoded proteins:
- the LOC103423049 gene encoding polynucleotide 3'-phosphatase ZDP isoform X1 — its product is MLTIPTRNSIFTHLIPFLPKNPNSPKPSPTRFVNFHTPKRFACIGLDTPPMSASSSTKLAAEYAKSKRSSCKKCSEPIAAQALRLGLVSRDPKGFDVTKWHHLDCFNFRSDLVASVEKIKGFQSLKSSDQEALKKLVGASHESREEDTNESKYAIEGKQGSHGKRVCEVDENENEIEERSPKKAKSSKFDGQAKLEISLSISDVKDKYKDATLSPKWKAFQTIIFLERDEGLHDSSKIAAFDFDGCLANTNVKRVGPDAWSLMYPSIPDKLQSLYKDGYKLVIFTNESNIERWKNKRQVAVDSKIGRLNNFIGQVRVPIQVFIACGLGKVGKAEDPFRKPKPGMWHILEQHFNSGISIDMDQSFYVGDAAGRQKDHSDADIKFAEVQTYNTTSHACRNLSWVYATVVLTGVQGLSISHHPFIKSFEHCRSPASVNLLKGNINLKKNMLLVLSFTSQRNTLVFEEFFGHRLHPPTAKFSVHVGCQCCRGCLKLDFIFPFLAMLLSVAMN
- the LOC103423049 gene encoding polynucleotide 3'-phosphatase ZDP isoform X2; its protein translation is MLTIPTRNSIFTHLIPFLPKNPNSPKPSPTRFVNFHTPKRFACIGLDTPPMSASSSTKLAAEYAKSKRSSCKKCSEPIAAQALRLGLVSRDPKGFDVTKWHHLDCFNFRSDLVASVEKIKGFQSLKSSDQEALKKLVGASHESREEDTNESKYAIEGKQGSHGKRVCEVDENENEIEERSPKKAKSSKFDGQAKLEISLSISDVKDKYKDEGLHDSSKIAAFDFDGCLANTNVKRVGPDAWSLMYPSIPDKLQSLYKDGYKLVIFTNESNIERWKNKRQVAVDSKIGRLNNFIGQVRVPIQVFIACGLGKVGKAEDPFRKPKPGMWHILEQHFNSGISIDMDQSFYVGDAAGRQKDHSDADIKFAEVQTYNTTSHACRNLSWVYATVVLTGVQGLSISHHPFIKSFEHCRSPASVNLLKGNINLKKNMLLVLSFTSQRNTLVFEEFFGHRLHPPTAKFSVHVGCQCCRGCLKLDFIFPFLAMLLSVAMN